In the Campylobacter sp. RM6914 genome, one interval contains:
- a CDS encoding molybdopterin synthase catalytic subunit — protein MELYDGSLDVCKITNRWYNDVKDKNCGALITFTGIVREEGGISALSFDVYEPILKKWFNAWEQRAAEQGAFVLFAHSKGDVAVHTSSYIAGVVSPQRKVALRLINEFVEDFKANAPIWKYDVIDGERIYAKDRSQAINGAGLLA, from the coding sequence ATGGAACTTTACGACGGAAGTCTTGATGTTTGCAAGATAACAAATCGTTGGTATAACGATGTTAAAGATAAAAACTGCGGAGCGCTCATTACCTTTACTGGTATCGTGCGTGAAGAGGGTGGCATAAGCGCGCTAAGCTTTGATGTGTATGAGCCCATACTGAAAAAATGGTTTAACGCTTGGGAGCAAAGGGCGGCAGAACAGGGAGCGTTTGTGCTTTTTGCTCACTCAAAAGGTGATGTGGCAGTGCATACTAGCTCGTATATAGCAGGTGTCGTAAGCCCACAAAGGAAGGTTGCATTAAGACTTATAAATGAATTTGTCGAGGATTTTAAGGCAAATGCACCGATTTGGAAATACGATGTGATAGATGGCGAGAGAATTTATGCCAAAGATCGCTCTCAGGCGATAAACGGTGCTGGACTTTTGGCGTGA
- a CDS encoding MoaD/ThiS family protein: MVEIEFLGPIKFQNIKMQASNLGEVKEKLSEYNELELNEWLKICAVAVNDDVVTSLDTPLKDGDKISILPPICGG, from the coding sequence ATGGTAGAGATTGAATTTTTAGGACCTATTAAATTTCAAAATATCAAAATGCAAGCGTCAAATTTGGGTGAAGTAAAAGAAAAACTTAGCGAATACAACGAGCTTGAGCTAAATGAGTGGCTTAAAATTTGTGCAGTAGCGGTTAATGACGATGTTGTAACAAGTCTTGATACACCTCTAAAAGATGGCGATAAAATTTCTATATTGCCACCGATTTGCGGAGGTTGA
- a CDS encoding saccharopine dehydrogenase family protein: MKHILIIGAGGVSQVATVKCAMNSDVFSKITLASRTKSKCDNIAKFIKERLGVTIDTASIDADDTDAVVELIKKTGADLLLNVALPYQDLTLMEACMKAGIPYIDTANYEHPDTAKFEYKLQWAKDENFKKANTMALLGSGFDPGVTNVFCAYAQQNLFDEIHEIDILDCNAGDHGHAFATNFNPEINLREVSSKGRYWENGKWIETEPMEIGFKWDYPKVGVKDSYLLYHEELESLVQNIKGLKRIRFFMTFGQSYLTHMKCLENVGMLRIDEVEHNGVKIVPIQFLKTLLPDPASLGPRTKGKTNIGCVIRGLKDGKERQVYIYNVCDHEECFKETGAQAVSYTTGVPAMIGSLMVAKGIWSGKGVFNMEQFDAKPFMDELNKQGLPWEIIEMNPGERYEVK, translated from the coding sequence ATGAAACATATTTTAATCATCGGGGCTGGCGGAGTAAGCCAAGTAGCGACCGTAAAATGCGCTATGAATAGTGATGTTTTTAGCAAGATAACCCTTGCAAGCCGTACAAAAAGCAAGTGCGATAATATAGCTAAATTTATAAAAGAGCGTTTGGGTGTCACTATAGATACAGCAAGCATAGACGCTGACGATACGGACGCTGTAGTAGAGCTTATTAAAAAAACGGGTGCAGACCTACTGCTAAATGTGGCACTTCCATATCAAGACCTAACGCTTATGGAAGCGTGCATGAAAGCTGGTATCCCATACATCGATACCGCAAACTACGAACACCCAGACACTGCTAAATTTGAGTATAAACTGCAATGGGCGAAGGATGAAAATTTCAAAAAGGCAAATACAATGGCACTTCTAGGCTCAGGATTTGACCCAGGCGTGACAAACGTATTTTGCGCCTACGCACAGCAAAATTTATTTGACGAGATTCACGAGATAGATATCCTAGACTGCAACGCAGGCGATCACGGACATGCATTCGCAACAAACTTCAACCCTGAAATCAACCTACGCGAAGTAAGCTCAAAGGGCAGATACTGGGAAAACGGCAAGTGGATAGAAACTGAGCCTATGGAGATAGGATTTAAGTGGGACTACCCAAAAGTAGGCGTGAAAGACAGCTACTTACTATACCACGAGGAGCTTGAAAGTCTAGTGCAAAACATCAAAGGACTTAAGCGCATCCGCTTCTTTATGACATTTGGACAAAGCTATCTAACGCATATGAAGTGCCTAGAAAACGTGGGTATGCTACGCATAGACGAAGTCGAGCATAACGGCGTAAAGATCGTGCCTATACAGTTTCTAAAGACTCTGCTTCCTGACCCTGCAAGCCTAGGTCCACGCACAAAGGGTAAAACAAATATCGGCTGCGTGATACGCGGACTAAAAGATGGCAAGGAAAGACAGGTCTATATATATAATGTATGCGACCACGAAGAGTGCTTTAAAGAGACAGGTGCACAGGCGGTGAGCTACACGACAGGTGTGCCAGCGATGATAGGCTCACTGATGGTAGCTAAAGGAATTTGGAGTGGCAAAGGTGTGTTTAATATGGAGCAGTTTGACGCGAAACCATTTATGGATGAGCTAAACAAACAAGGTCTGCCATGGGAGATCATCGAGATGAACCCAGGCGAGAGATACGAGGTAAAGTAA
- a CDS encoding low molecular weight protein-tyrosine-phosphatase has protein sequence MIKILFVCHGNICRSPMAQIFMQNLISQNGLDDKIYVDSKATHTDEIGSPPYYETVRILRENSIPLIDHKATQIKHCDFANHDLILCMDDENMHSLKRVFGTHDDVSQKVKFLLEFAPENLSRNTSDHKNLIIDDPYYTRDFKKCYEDISRSCEGLLEYLMQKI, from the coding sequence ATGATAAAAATTTTATTTGTTTGCCATGGAAATATTTGCCGTTCGCCAATGGCGCAGATATTTATGCAAAATTTAATCAGCCAAAATGGGCTTGATGATAAAATCTATGTGGACTCAAAAGCTACGCATACCGATGAGATCGGCTCGCCTCCATACTATGAAACTGTTAGAATTTTACGTGAAAACTCTATTCCCCTTATAGATCATAAGGCAACACAGATAAAGCATTGCGACTTTGCAAACCACGATCTGATCCTTTGTATGGATGATGAAAATATGCACTCTTTAAAAAGAGTTTTTGGTACTCATGACGATGTTAGTCAAAAGGTAAAATTTCTGCTTGAATTTGCACCAGAAAATTTAAGCAGAAACACTTCCGATCATAAGAATTTGATCATCGATGATCCGTATTACACGCGTGATTTTAAAAAATGCTATGAAGATATAAGCCGTTCGTGCGAAGGCTTACTTGAGTATTTAATGCAAAAAATTTAA
- a CDS encoding MARVEL/CASP family protein encodes MKILENKKGAKLNLLSSLILFCIGGVLYYYYDYRASAIFTMVVSAICAVFCLKKIFQESFILIEDDGFVIKKAGRQAKFYFADIKGVYTKIVEKKSGVEILVVSFGRAKFDLELIRGLMYHAGESDASLPNIYEKSIYEIRSIIKEKLENFNSKQA; translated from the coding sequence ATGAAAATTTTAGAAAACAAAAAGGGTGCTAAGCTCAACCTTTTATCTTCTCTTATACTTTTTTGTATCGGCGGAGTGCTTTATTATTACTACGACTACAGGGCTTCAGCGATATTTACTATGGTTGTGAGTGCGATTTGCGCTGTGTTTTGCTTGAAAAAGATATTTCAAGAGAGTTTTATCTTGATAGAAGATGACGGGTTTGTTATAAAAAAGGCAGGCAGGCAGGCTAAATTTTACTTTGCCGATATAAAAGGTGTTTACACGAAGATCGTAGAAAAGAAGAGTGGGGTTGAAATTTTAGTCGTAAGTTTTGGTCGAGCCAAATTTGACCTTGAGCTTATCCGTGGACTTATGTATCATGCGGGTGAGAGTGATGCGAGTTTGCCAAATATATATGAAAAATCGATCTATGAGATAAGAAGCATTATCAAAGAGAAGCTTGAAAATTTCAACTCAAAACAAGCCTAA
- a CDS encoding carbon starvation CstA family protein: MIWFFFCVGLLILAYFTYGKIVEKIFVINPDRKTPAMQMADGVDYVKMSNPKVFLIQLLNIAGLGPIFGPIMGALYGPVAMLWIVFGCIFAGAVHDYFSGMLSVRANGASVPTVVGEWLGTWAKHFMNIFALVLLLLVGVVFVLGPAKLLSGLTSLDVSLWVFIIFAYYILATLVSIDKIIGRFYPFFGALLLFMSAGLTIGLIVSGKEFYSVGLDLFTNYDPKGLPIWPLLFVTISCGAISGFHATQSPLMARCIQDEKSGRMIFYGAMILEGIIGLIWCTLGLSFYESPELLGAAIAAGSPSGVVHEISIALLGSVGGIIAVLGVVILPITSGDTAFRSARLIIADFFKLSQKEIIKRLMIAVPLFALGIFVSTQDFNIIWRYFGWANQTTAAIMLWAASAYLYKTNKFHWITTIPAVFMTAVVATYLANAKIGFGLEINVSTAIGVVVSFACLVAFLKIPRNKA; encoded by the coding sequence ATGATTTGGTTTTTCTTTTGCGTTGGGCTACTTATACTAGCCTATTTTACTTACGGTAAGATAGTTGAGAAGATCTTTGTCATAAACCCTGATCGTAAAACACCCGCCATGCAGATGGCTGACGGTGTGGATTATGTCAAGATGTCAAATCCAAAAGTGTTTTTGATACAGCTTTTAAATATCGCAGGACTTGGTCCGATATTTGGTCCGATCATGGGCGCGCTTTATGGACCGGTTGCTATGCTTTGGATAGTTTTTGGTTGTATATTTGCTGGTGCGGTGCATGATTATTTTTCCGGTATGTTAAGCGTTAGAGCCAACGGCGCGTCTGTGCCTACGGTAGTTGGCGAGTGGCTTGGCACATGGGCTAAACACTTTATGAATATCTTTGCACTTGTGCTTTTGCTTCTTGTCGGAGTGGTTTTTGTTCTTGGTCCGGCTAAGCTTTTATCCGGTCTTACTTCACTTGATGTTAGTTTGTGGGTATTTATCATATTTGCTTACTACATCCTTGCTACGCTTGTTTCTATTGATAAGATCATAGGTAGATTTTACCCATTTTTTGGGGCATTGCTACTGTTTATGTCAGCTGGACTTACGATAGGTCTTATAGTTAGCGGTAAGGAATTTTACTCAGTCGGTCTTGACCTTTTTACTAACTACGATCCAAAAGGGCTGCCTATCTGGCCTTTACTGTTTGTTACTATCTCTTGTGGCGCGATCTCTGGCTTTCACGCGACTCAATCACCTCTTATGGCAAGATGTATACAAGACGAGAAGTCAGGTCGCATGATATTTTATGGGGCGATGATACTTGAAGGTATTATCGGTCTTATCTGGTGCACATTAGGACTTAGCTTTTATGAAAGTCCTGAGCTTTTAGGTGCTGCTATTGCAGCAGGATCTCCGTCCGGTGTTGTTCATGAGATATCTATCGCACTTCTTGGTAGCGTAGGCGGTATCATAGCTGTTTTGGGTGTCGTTATACTTCCTATAACTTCTGGAGATACGGCATTTCGCTCGGCTCGTCTTATCATCGCAGACTTTTTTAAGCTATCTCAAAAAGAGATAATTAAAAGGCTTATGATAGCCGTGCCGTTATTTGCCCTTGGTATCTTTGTATCTACTCAGGATTTTAATATCATTTGGAGATATTTTGGTTGGGCAAATCAAACAACCGCTGCCATAATGCTATGGGCAGCTTCGGCTTATCTTTATAAAACCAATAAATTTCACTGGATCACTACGATACCTGCTGTGTTTATGACTGCTGTAGTTGCCACTTATCTTGCAAATGCAAAGATAGGTTTTGGGCTTGAGATAAATGTATCAACTGCTATTGGTGTGGTTGTTTCGTTTGCTTGTTTGGTAGCATTTCTTAAAATCCCACGCAACAAAGCCTAA